ttattttttcatgaTGTACAAGAATATCAAAAAATAACTATATGATTTCATTTGAAAAAATGACGATGATCTTGAAAAAAGAATTGCAATGAAAAACCATTTGCACCTTTGCAATAATATGACCTTTGAAATAATGTAGCTTTATTGTGAAAAGTTTCTTATATAACAATGTAGAATTTAGGATTTCCTATATTTAAAGATTGTAATTAGTAACAATATGTATGTATTTGGAATATGCAATAAGATGTGGCCATCATAAAATTAATAGagatgtatatgtacatatttgattAACGTATTTTGTAAAGAAATTTCGATCTTTTTACAGTTCCTTCAAACAGGTGTAAAATTACATCTGaataaatttaattcattgaaaaAGCAAGATTATATTAACGTAACGCCTTAATATCACTAGATATTACCAGATATTACAATGAGTTAACCGCTTGCATAAAGTCACTGATTCTTCACATGTTTGTTTTGGGTTAAgattttctttctatttagtATAATGGCTCCTAAACCGAAGCGCACAGACAAGTTaggtatattaaaaaattattaataacacGTAAAATTTTagttgaaaaatttgaaaaatgttttgCAAACCTGTAAAGCATGACtaatatgaatttataaaattagtgATGTAAGAATTTTAATTCAACACACGTTCAGTTTTAACCTTAACTATGTGGTTTGTTGCCCGTTTTGTCTCTGTTTAAAAAGACTATCAATATGAGTATGGTTATATTACTTTCCTACATTTCGAAAGATTACTTAACAAGATCATTTTCGATCAAGGCTTTGTATATGCTTTGTATAACTTAGAAATTATACATAATTAAGAATTTGGTGTTACAACTATTTTGCTAATATAAAATGTAGAtagtatgtataatattttgatcatttgttttgttttttttcAGCCAGTAAACCAGCTGAGAATaagatagaaaagaaaattgATAATGGGTAGAAGTCAATTAATGCAACATCTACATTTAAGTCACAAAGCCAGCTGTGAAAACATCTACCACTGCAAAGAAAGCAGCAGCTGCTAAATCAAGTGCTATGAACTTTGCCTGTAGCGAAGCCTATACTTGCAAAATCTAAGAAAAATGTTCAACTTGTGAAAAGATACAAAAAGGTGAAAAACCAGCTGTGCCACTTCAGAAGGCATTTAAAGTTCAGAAAAAGGTCAATATACATAATTTTAACAAACAAATTTTGATTCacacatataatataatttatctgAATCTGcatttatttatagatattgAAAGGTGTTCATGGATCAAGAGTAAAGAGAGTAAAGGCATCTGTATATTTCTATTGGACAAAAACATTTAAGCCACCAAGAAACTCCAAATATGTGAGAAAATTTGTCCCAAATAGAAACCAGTAAGCATTAAATACTGGTGTTATTTTTATGTATCtacttatttatataaatttaatttttcatattttataatatacattAATCATATAAAATCaattctaaataaaaaatatccaaaataattatatttacctCAGTTTGGATGCATTTAATATCATAAAATTTCCACTGATCACTGAAGCTGCCATGAAAAAGATTGAAGACAACAACACAAGTTTTTATTGCACATACTCCTGCGAATAAATATCATATCAAAGCTTCCATTAAGAAACTGTACTACGTTAATGTGGCTAAAGTTAATACTTTAACCTTTTTGCTGCGGAGCGCTCAGAAACGAATTGCACTTTGGGCAGCTGGTGTGACAGTGGGAGATCGGCTGCGCTAATGGCATGATGTGTCTGTCGTTCTTAATATGAAGCGCGGAGCCCATTTTGCTTTTCCTTGCGACAAACtataatgttaataataatagtaattttaataatcttcAATAATCTTTTTTCGTATGATATAATTCGAAACAGGATTCGATGCACAATCCAACGTTACAGTCTTTACATTGGAATCGTGTTTCGATTCGCATTTTGTGTTTGCTGCAAACCATACATTTCCGCCGACCGTTCTGCCGCATTCCTGTTGGATTGGTGTATTTTGATGGAAAGTATCTTGAAACCAGTCGTAAGAGGTTATCTTTGGATGCAGTTTGGTCTCCAGACTTATTGCTGCATGTATTTTCATTTAGATATTTTAGTAGAATTTCTCGAATCAGGCATAAATGAAACTTCGCAAATGTTATATTCTTCTGGACGTAATTTTGTAGAGTATGTAAGTATTGTAAATCGAAAGCTCAAGCATGTGGaaaaaaaatttcttatacCATTTCAGAGTTTTCTTAATGATATTAATGGAATTTAGAATCATATCAGTTTTATCAACCGCTCCTATAATGCGTTTATAGTCTACTATGACACTTGGTTTCAGTATTGGTGCTCCCATTTTAACATcacttttttttgtttctacatACTCAACCTGATAACACTAGCACTTCTGTTTTGTCCATCCATTTTAGTGCTAACAGTTTATCCGTACACTAAAACGCAACTTCttctttatataatttattagatATATTAGGCATTCCACGTCTGGTTTTCCTTACTGTTCCAAATGCATTTGTCTTATTTTGGTGTAGTAAGGAAAATAAAGCTGGGCTTGAGTACCAGCTATCGGTGACCAAAACATGACCTTTATTCAGATACGGTTCCATCAGCACCATGACAATATTCCCTGATTTGCCAATTTCTGCTAAATGTTTATTGTTAGTTATATTCGTACGTGCTTTATAATAGACAATAAAATCTTCAATATATCCGGTACGACAGTCATAAACAACAAACGACTTAATCTCAAATTTTCTTTGCTTTGAAGGAATAAAATGCTTGGAAAAACATTGCCCTTTGAAAAGCAGCAAATTTTCGTCGATGCATAAATGCTGATATGGGTAAAATGATCGTGAAAAAGAATTTCGCAGTCTATCGATGATGCTCTGTATCTTTATTAGCGCATCTTGATTTGTTGTCTCACCGTTATCGTGAAAGTACAGCATTTGTAAGAGAGATATATATCTGTCTTTTTTCATGATTCTTGGAAAATTTTCTGTTCCTAGCAATTCGTCGGTTGACCAATATTCATCTATTGATAATTTCTTTACTCTTGAGATTAACATCGACAGAGCAAAAAATCGATACATTTCGCTTACTTTACTTTTCCATGCAATCAATCATGAGCACTTACTGTGTGAAGTTTTCGTGGTATAATAATTGTTAGTTTTTTCCACAATATGTTTAAGCATATTTTCGGAAAAGAAAAGTTGaaaaatttctaatattaaTGATTTATCATCAATAATTCCTTTAATTCCTGGTAGATTTTCATCAAAATTAAAAACTTTTGGAATCAAATTTTGCGCACTCCAAAGAAATTGCCGTGGATTAATTTCGGAATTAGATTCCGAGCTACTTGACAGTAGGCGCTTTTTGTGATATGTATTTTTGTTTTTACCTGTGTATCTAATTTGTCCAAAAATTTCAGAATTGCCAGAATCTGATGACAGTTCCATATCATCGCAGGCCATATTCATCAATTTGTCCATGATGGAGGTACAATTTATGGATATTATATTTGATTTTTGTGAAAAAAGACTCTGAACAAGATACGTATGCTACCAGTGTGTCGAAAGAAAACGATTGAATGTGCATTATTGGGAAGTTGTTGATAATAAATGAATGCAGCGCCTAA
This genomic stretch from Bombus affinis isolate iyBomAffi1 chromosome 16, iyBomAffi1.2, whole genome shotgun sequence harbors:
- the LOC126925271 gene encoding LOW QUALITY PROTEIN: histone H1-like (The sequence of the model RefSeq protein was modified relative to this genomic sequence to represent the inferred CDS: inserted 2 bases in 2 codons; deleted 1 base in 1 codon; substituted 1 base at 1 genomic stop codon) gives rise to the protein MAPKPKRTDKLASKPAENKIEKKIDNGXKSINATSTFKXTKPAVKTSTTAKKAAAAKSSAMTLPVAKPILAKSKKNVQXCEKIQKGEKPAVPLQKAFKVQKKILKGVHGSRVKRVKASVYFYWTKTFKPPRNSKYVRKFVPNRNQIARI